A single region of the Dunckerocampus dactyliophorus isolate RoL2022-P2 chromosome 3, RoL_Ddac_1.1, whole genome shotgun sequence genome encodes:
- the atosa gene encoding atos homolog protein A: MTLDNMKAERDATEEFFEYDAEEFLVFLTLLITEGRTPEYSVKGRTEGLHCPPAQSAMPPLHKHECSDKLPQCRQARRTRSEVILLWRNSIPIMIEVMLLPDCCYGDECPPSDPISDPVIKQDALLLERWTLQPVPRQSGDRFIEEKTLLLAVRSYVFFSQLSAWLSASHGIVPRNILYRISAADDDLVWQFSQPPSEHIFPVPNVSHSVALQVRVQSLPRQPTYPTLACSIHTGLPPLYSKTPSLNPNLNSHGGLTTLRKSQEPSKENLLHSSNMYSKSSSSMSGLLLNGMPIPNLPINSIPINSLPHTAAPLPYIKKSQEPVESRAYQNGELPQVNIPQSQDSPLFRRSSHSPTPTPSRSHSPSPLTGSKPGKWLYSSLNGSSDPPPLEDYSSNSSERSKAPIPEPLRAFKNLSLAEPPRCPSPRPSASETNPLIGSLLQERQEVIARIAQRLNFCDPTAPPLPPALFASDTPPKATWGSNHDDIAASKTKEPEVPPYESVGHAWSTPFHTPLTATSFHKRETCSPKPAACRKLKLTEKRERQEGSSEREKDGEKERDSSLIAQAVHDITRLIQERLSVPSLSPSHSRSGSPLHHTHTTTVTHTIRTYSRPAHASHATSEGYTNGHIHSHEPNRGPHAAAASDTPICTNKLRVETGIDCHSPRAQNGAHFTLEEPSFRGQSHTQAGPRLQTLTPEKLTVHTTIRHNVPTPENTSVQPAGRNAVMNCNTIQHHSKPQSPSRADASAQDENHTPRLSPDLTPPPTVLRTHSPAPLRPCNGWRKQNRHSLDATATKAFHPCTGLPLLSSPVPQRKNQTGYFDLDTSLVGCKGLPWASGKRVCPKGEEEDSHQLFSASAPPASLSLLGNFEECVLNYRLEPLGTVEGFTAEVGASGSFCPSHLTLPVDVSFYSVSDDNAPSPYMGVINLESLGKRGYRVPPSGTIQVTLFNPNKTVVKMFVVMYDLRAMPAGHQTFLRQRTFSVPVRRDGNHQISRKPLMLGQARTLRYLVHLRFQSSKSGKIYLHRDIRLLFSRKSMEVDSGAAYELQSFTESPIDPPFSPRC, from the exons ATGACACTGGACAACATGAAGGCCGAGCGAG ATGCCACAGAGGAGTTTTTTGAGTATGACGCGGAGGAGTTCCTGGTGTTCCTGACTCTGCTCATCACAGAGGGACGGACGCCAGAGTATTCGGTGAAGGGCAGGACCGAGGGGCTGCATTGTCCGCCAGCCCAGTCGGCCATGCCGCCTCTTCACAAGCATGAATGCAGCGATAAACTGCCCCAG TGTCGGCAGGCGCGGCGAACCCGTTCGGAGGTGATCCTCCTTTGGAGGAATAGCATCCCCATCATGATAGAGGTCATGCTCCTGCCAGACTGTTGCTATGGCGACGAGTGCCCACCCAGCGATCCCATCAGCGACCCGGTCATCAAACAGGACGCGCTGCTGCTGGAGAGATGGACATTGCAGCCCGTTCCAAGACA aaGCGGTGATCGTTTCATTGAGGAGAAGACGCTGCTGTTGGCCGTTCGCTCGTACGTTTTCTTCTCGCAGCTCAGCGCCTGGCTCAGTGCCTCCCATGGCATTGTACCCAGAAACATCCTGTACAG AATCAGTGCTGCAGATGATGATTTGGTATGGCAGTTCTCTCAGCCTCCGTCCGAACACATTTTCCCCGTCCCCAATGTGTCCCACAGTGTCGCGCTGCAAGTCCGTGTGCAGTCGCTGCCCCGCCAGCCCACCTATCCCACCTTGGCCTGCAGCATCCACACCGGCCTGCCCCCGCTCTATAGCAAAACCCCCAGCCTCAACCCAAATCTCAACAGCCATGGTGGCCTGACCACCCTCCGAAAGAGCCAGGAGCCCAGCAAGGAGAACCTTCTtcacagctccaatatgtacaGCAAGAGCTCCAGCTCCATGTCGGGGCTCCTCCTTAATGGAATGCCTATTCCTAATCTTCCCATTAACAGTATCCCCATAAACAGCCTTCCACACACCGCTGCACCGCTCCCCTACATCAAGAAGAGCCAAGAACCTGTCGAGAGCCGTGCTTATCAAAACGGAGAGCTCCCGCAGGTCAACATCCCTCAAAGTCAGGACTCCCCGCTGTTCCGCAGATCCTCCCActcacccacacccacaccctcCCGCTCCCATTCCCCCTCCCCGCTCACCGGGAGCAAACCCGGGAAATGGCTCTACTCTTCCCTCAATGGCTCATCCGACCCCCCACCGTTAGAGGattacagcagcaacagcagtgaGAGGTCAAAGGCACCCATCCCCGAGCCGCTTCGAGCTTTTAAGAATTTGTCATTGGCCGAGCCGCCCCGCTGCCCCTCCCCGAGACCCTCGGCAAGTGAGACAAACCCCCTCATTGGCTCGCTGTTACAGGAGAGACAGGAAGTTATAGCCCGCATTGCACAGAGGCTCAACTTTTGCGACCCAACAGCGCCGCCACTCCCCCCGGCCCTTTTTGCCTCGGACACCCCTCCCAAAGCCACGTGGGGCAGTAACCATGATGACATAGCTGCCAGTAAGACCAAAGAGCCAGAGGTACCGCCCTATGAGTCGGTGGGACATGCTTGGTCCACCCCTTTCCACACCCCCTTGACCGCTACGTCTTTCCACAAACGGGAGACATGCTCTCCAAAACCCGCAGCCTGCAGGAAGCTGAAGCTAACCGAGAAGAGAGAACGACAAGAAGGGAGCTCGGAGAGAGAGAAGGACGGCGAGAAGGAGCGAGACAGCTCCCTCATTGCCCAAGCAGTACACGACATCACTAGACTCATCCAGGAGAGACTGTCCGTCCCTTCGCTGTCGCCCAGCCACAGCAGGAGCGGCAGCCCTCTGcaccacacgcacacaacaaCAGTCACGCACACCATACGCACATACTCACGGCCTGCACACGCATCACACGCCACCAGTGAAGGGTACACCAATGGCCACATCCACAGCCATGAACCTAACAGAGGCCCGCACGCCGCCGCCGCCTCAGACACGCCCATTTGCACAAACAAGCTCCGAGTCGAGACGGGGATTGATTGCCATTCACCCCGAGCCCAAAATGGCGCTCACTTTACACTTGAAGAACCTTCATTCAGAGGCCAGTCACACACCCAGGCTGGTCCACGTTTACAAACTCTCACACCGGAAAAGCTCACTGTCCACACGACCATCAGACATAACGTCCCTACACCGGAGAACACGAGCGTTCAGCCCGCCGGTCGGAACGCCGTTATGAACTGTAACACAATCCAACACCACAGCAAGCCTCAGTCACCATCACGGGCTGACGCTTCAGCCCAGGACGAGAACCACACACCTAGACTGTCTCCAGACCTGACTCCCCCTCCTACTGTCCTG CGAACTCACAGCCCTGCCCCCTTGCGGCCCTGTAACGGCTGGAGGAAGCAGAATCGCCACTCCTTAGATGCCACAGCCACCAAGGCTTTCCACCCCTGCACTGGCCTGCCTCTGCTTTCCAGCCCT GTTCCTCAGAGGAAAAACCAAACTGGCTATTTTGACCTGGACACCTCCTTGGTTGGCTGTaagggtttgccttgggcctcTGGGAAAAG GGTTTGCCCTaagggagaggaggaggactCCCATCAGCTGTTCAGTGCGAGTGCTCCACCTGCCAGTCTCAGTCTGCTGGGGAACTTTGAG GAGTGCGTGTTGAACTACCGCCTGGAGCCTTTAGGGACGGTGGAGGGTTTCACGGCTGAGGTAGGAGCCAGCGGATCTTTCTGCCCAAGTCACCTGACCTTACCCGTGGACGTGTCCTTCTACAGCGTCTCTGATGACAACGCCCCCTCACCTTACATG GGTGTCATAAACCTGGAGTCCCTGGGGAAAAGGGGCTACCGAGTACCTCCATCAGGAACCATTCAAGTG ACCTTATTCAACCCGAACAAGACAGTGGTAAAGATGTTTGTGGTGATGTATGACCTGCGAGCCATGCCAGCTGGACACCAGACCTTCCTACGCCAGAGGACGTTCTCCGTCCCCGTCAGGCGGGACGGGAACCATCAGATCAGCAGGAAGCCCCTCATGCTGGGACAGGCACGCACTTTGCGCTACCTCGTTCATCTGAG GTTCCAGAGCTCCAAGTCTGGGAAGATCTACCTCCACAGGGACATCCGTCTGCTGTTTTCTAGGAAGTCCATGGAGGTGGACAGCGGTGCTGCATACGAGCTCCAGTCCTTCACAGAGTCCCCCATTGACCCGCCGTTCTCTCCCCGCTGCTGA